The following proteins come from a genomic window of Hydractinia symbiolongicarpus strain clone_291-10 chromosome 2, HSymV2.1, whole genome shotgun sequence:
- the LOC130630588 gene encoding uncharacterized protein LOC130630588 isoform X2, which translates to MAMLMYKIRNVNYQEVTVIINIFPIALSDLINYHSSELHTELPRILVRSHNNICKAIELLLQNISYPENIWYNGGGGKRVEISYKEWLEDICLDYAREYFGHPKESALKEVLLFPPYYIVNDKFSQILNWATYFLKQEYGVGAVIWQYDLIEYFHFLQLQDSLDFDRIGCCQNRILVICPTPLTIFNIRYTDACDINSVVHELKRGEQDITYFCIAHKDSLLSTQITLINTVAAPNFSDNNLICRECSVANKEMLTTADSFAHFLKEQITSENTEDVEKDETVLKIVGFITAFMAMKETFTYNHAICRVPTLSKEVTEQVKSMLMLNPSQLKVINSKKSKKIVLGNFGSGKSLVGVYQLQYLMLSARKETLIYFIAWSEKSVLVHHIKRLIANFFQMDSLDMKEGNFKMKKASSYVTQINDLMVQFGLQKLPSLSYLLSILFERHCGKQVHVVIDEYDGEVLDREEAEKINHFCQREEVKKSCILIIPHSLEKHRTYVKSGKTLPHDKYQYKYTGMEIFRLKKVLRTTKRIHEVVKTFQEKLCHTKKVFKHQLSEEDVSPNTDETQSIFVENELDQFSAHKLHECDLKDNSNVKTSLSKEEKEEQGHERQKGKEKGRDVAGDERERKRAKEEGVKEGEEEEKEEEEGKVRGKGGGEKIDEGKKENARAREDGKGREEEPITSGITQSCFTKTKMHKSVDFDYLANSIDEVDCSDDVRTETSFSYPYCHLIGHKIEGETPKFIAYIRWPDSDAEKITQMAVALKKYLLDESNKLVLAQTDHNRYLFEKAFDLIKLDYYTCCCSTDWQVRDKKGEMVSIMSEPYTLITNYEGCRGLEAEEVVVCIDGVHDLNQVFIEHCSRSTGRLLIMCQQPFDLKHAVHSTMCDTMMMLFKKNMIHLIIVETKMDENTTRNCHSKLEEWSDETWVEIDERKNDSLCREVVQINTSEDTAYRRYLDEADEFEKYVGREEIMINLKSLIRKRLEPPFPAKDLKAYYTSDETCTLSWRNDHFEYTVQIAESKNSKHPKWRDIATAISYSELVVKGIQNDTTYNFRVLSTSSFGSVASNIVTYHSRYRESQCNLRITTI; encoded by the exons ATGGCGATGTTGATGTATAAAATTCGGAATGTTAATTACCAGGAGGTAACAGTTATTATTAACATCTTTCCCATAGCGTTATCTGATCTGATCAACTATCACTCATCGGAACTTCACACGGAACTTCCTCGCATTCTCGTTAGAAGCCATAACAACATTTGTAAAGCTATTGAATTGCTTTTGCAAAACATATCTTATCCTGAAAATATATGGTATAATGGTGGTGGAGGAAAGCGAGTTGAAATCTCTTATAAGGAATGGCTAGAAGATATATGTCTTGATTATGCCAGAGAATATTTTGGTCATCCGAAGGAAAGCGCGTTGAAAGAGGTACTCTTGTTTCCTCCATACTACATTGTCAATGacaaattttcacaaattttaaactgggCTACATATTTCTTAAAACAAGAATATGGAGTTGGTGCTGTTATATGGCAGTATGATTTAATTGAATACTTCCACTTCTTGCAATTGCAGGATAGTTTAGACTTCGATCGCATTGGATGTTGTCAAAATAGAATTTTAGTGATATGTCCGACACCGTTAACTATATTTAACATCCGGTACACGGACGCATGTGATATCAATTCTGTCGTTCATGAGTTGAAACGTGGCGAACAAGATATAACATACTTTTGCATAGCACACAAAGATTCTCTCCTGTCCACTCAAATCACTTTAATCAACACAGTAGCCGCGCCTAATTTCAGCGACAATAACTTAATTTGCAGGGAATGTTCAGTTGCGAATAAAGAAATGTTGACTACAGCAGACAGCTTCGCTCATTTCCTGAAGGAACAAATAACATCAGAAAACACTGAAGATGTAGAAAAGGATGAAACTGTATTAAAAATTGTAGGTTTTATAACTGCTTTTATGGCAATGAAAGAAACATTCACCTATAACCATGCAATTTGTCGTGTCCCAACATTAAGTAAAGAGGTGACAGAGCAAGTGAAAAGCATGTTGATGTTGAATCCATCTCAATTGAAGGTGATCAATAGCAAGAAGAGTAAAAAGATTGTTCTTGGTAACTTTGGATCTGGAAAATCGTTGGTTGGAGTATATCAACTACAATATTTAATGTTGTCTGCAAGAAAAGAGACGCTGATATACTTTATTGCGTGGTCAGAGAAAAGCGTGTTGGTCCATCATATCAAACGGTTAATTGCAAATTTTTTCCAGATGGATTCATTGGACATGAAAGAAGGGAATTTTAAGATGAAGAAGGCCTCTTCGTATGTAACCCAAATCAACGACTTGATGGTGCAGTTTGGTTTGCAAAAGTTACCCTCTCTTTCATATTTACTTTCTATCTTATTTGAACGACACTGCGGTAAACAAGTCCATGTTGTTATTGATGAATATGATGGAGAAGTTTTGGATCGAGAGGAGGCAGAAAAAATCAATCATTTTTGTCAAAGAGAGGAAGTGAAAAAATCTTGCATCTTAATTATTCCGCATTCATTGGAAAAACATAGGACATACGTGAAAAGTGGAAAAACACTGCCACATGATAAATATCAGTACAAATACACAGGGATGGAGATTTTTCGCTTGAAAAAAGTCTTACGCACAACCAAACGTATACATGAAGTTGTAAAAACATTTCAAGAGAAGCTTTGCCAtaccaaaaaagtttttaaacatcAGTTATCGGAAGAAGATGTTTCTCCCAATACTGACGAAACACAATCTATTTTTGTGGAAAATGAACTGGATCAATTTTCTGCTCACAAGTTGCACGAATGCGATTTGAAAGACAATAGCAATGTAAAAACTAGtctttcaaaagaagaaaaagaagaacaagGACACGAAAggcaaaaaggaaaagaaaaaggaagGGATGTAGCAGGAGatgaaagagaaagaaaaagagcAAAGGAAGAAGGAGTAAAAGAAGGagaggaagaagaaaaagaagaagaagaaggaaaagTGAGAGGGAAAGGAGGAGGAGAAAAAATAGAcgaaggaaaaaaagaaaacgccAGAGCTAGAGAAGATGGAAAAGGACGAGAAGAAGAACCAATTACATCGGGTATTACCCAAAGTTGTTTTACAAAAACGAAAATGCATAAGAGTGTAGATTTTGATTATTTGGCAAATAGTATAGACGAAGTCGACTGCAGTGATGATGTCAGGACAGAAACGTCATTCTCCTACCCGTATTGTCACCTCATTGGACATAAAATAGAAGGAGAGACACCGAAGTTTATAGCCTATATTCGTTGGCCAGATTCTGACGCAGAAAAGATTACCCAAATGGCAGTAGCTCTGAAAAAGTATTTATTGGATGAATCTAACAAACTAGTTTTAGCTCAAACAGATCACAATAGGTATTTGTTTGAAAAGGCGTTTGATTTAATCAAACTAGATTATTACACGTGCTGCTGTTCGACAGACTGGCAAGTTCGAGACAAGAAAGGAGAAATGGTGAGCATAATGTCTGAGCCTTACACGCTTATAACTAATTACGAAGGTTGTCGAGGTCTGGAAGCTGAGGAAGTCGTGGTTTGTATTGATGGTGTGCATGATTTGAATCAAGTATTCATTGAACATTGCAGCAGATCAACGGGAAGACTTTTAATCATGTGTCAGCAGCCATTTGATTTAAAGCATGCCGTCCACAGCACAATGTGTGACACAATGATGATGCTTTTTAAGAAGAACATGATACACTTGATCATTGTGGAAACAAAGATGGATGAGAATACGACGAGAAATTGTCACAGCAAATTAGAAGAGTGGAGTGACGAGACATGGGTTGAAATTGATGAACGCAAAAATGATTCTCTGTGTAGGGAAGTCGTGCAAATTAACACTAGTGAAGACACAGCGTATCGACGTTATTTAGACGAAGCAGATgagtttgaaaaatatgttggcCGAGAAGAAATAATGATCAATCTTAAATCTTTGATTCGAAAAAG ACTTGAACCACCATTCCCAGCAAAGGACTTGAAAGCATACTACACAAGTGATGAGACATGTACATTATCTTGGAGAAATGATCATTTTGAATACACAGTACAAATAGCAGAAAGTAAAAACAGTAAACATCCAAAATGGCGGGATATTGCAACAGCTATATCCTACTCAGAGTTGGTTGTTAAAGGGATACAAAATGACACAACTTATAATTTTCGTGTGTTGTCGACAAGCAGTTTTGGATCAGTTGCATCGAATATCGTTACTTATCATTCAAG gTACAGAGAATCTCAATGCAACCTACGAATTAccacaatttaa
- the LOC130630588 gene encoding uncharacterized protein LOC130630588 isoform X1, whose product MAMLMYKIRNVNYQEVTVIINIFPIALSDLINYHSSELHTELPRILVRSHNNICKAIELLLQNISYPENIWYNGGGGKRVEISYKEWLEDICLDYAREYFGHPKESALKEVLLFPPYYIVNDKFSQILNWATYFLKQEYGVGAVIWQYDLIEYFHFLQLQDSLDFDRIGCCQNRILVICPTPLTIFNIRYTDACDINSVVHELKRGEQDITYFCIAHKDSLLSTQITLINTVAAPNFSDNNLICRECSVANKEMLTTADSFAHFLKEQITSENTEDVEKDETVLKIVGFITAFMAMKETFTYNHAICRVPTLSKEVTEQVKSMLMLNPSQLKVINSKKSKKIVLGNFGSGKSLVGVYQLQYLMLSARKETLIYFIAWSEKSVLVHHIKRLIANFFQMDSLDMKEGNFKMKKASSYVTQINDLMVQFGLQKLPSLSYLLSILFERHCGKQVHVVIDEYDGEVLDREEAEKINHFCQREEVKKSCILIIPHSLEKHRTYVKSGKTLPHDKYQYKYTGMEIFRLKKVLRTTKRIHEVVKTFQEKLCHTKKVFKHQLSEEDVSPNTDETQSIFVENELDQFSAHKLHECDLKDNSNVKTSLSKEEKEEQGHERQKGKEKGRDVAGDERERKRAKEEGVKEGEEEEKEEEEGKVRGKGGGEKIDEGKKENARAREDGKGREEEPITSGITQSCFTKTKMHKSVDFDYLANSIDEVDCSDDVRTETSFSYPYCHLIGHKIEGETPKFIAYIRWPDSDAEKITQMAVALKKYLLDESNKLVLAQTDHNRYLFEKAFDLIKLDYYTCCCSTDWQVRDKKGEMVSIMSEPYTLITNYEGCRGLEAEEVVVCIDGVHDLNQVFIEHCSRSTGRLLIMCQQPFDLKHAVHSTMCDTMMMLFKKNMIHLIIVETKMDENTTRNCHSKLEEWSDETWVEIDERKNDSLCREVVQINTSEDTAYRRYLDEADEFEKYVGREEIMINLKSLIRKRLEPPFPAKDLKAYYTSDETCTLSWRNDHFEYTVQIAESKNSKHPKWRDIATAISYSELVVKGIQNDTTYNFRVLSTSSFGSVASNIVTYHSRESKLLTHTSENLK is encoded by the exons ATGGCGATGTTGATGTATAAAATTCGGAATGTTAATTACCAGGAGGTAACAGTTATTATTAACATCTTTCCCATAGCGTTATCTGATCTGATCAACTATCACTCATCGGAACTTCACACGGAACTTCCTCGCATTCTCGTTAGAAGCCATAACAACATTTGTAAAGCTATTGAATTGCTTTTGCAAAACATATCTTATCCTGAAAATATATGGTATAATGGTGGTGGAGGAAAGCGAGTTGAAATCTCTTATAAGGAATGGCTAGAAGATATATGTCTTGATTATGCCAGAGAATATTTTGGTCATCCGAAGGAAAGCGCGTTGAAAGAGGTACTCTTGTTTCCTCCATACTACATTGTCAATGacaaattttcacaaattttaaactgggCTACATATTTCTTAAAACAAGAATATGGAGTTGGTGCTGTTATATGGCAGTATGATTTAATTGAATACTTCCACTTCTTGCAATTGCAGGATAGTTTAGACTTCGATCGCATTGGATGTTGTCAAAATAGAATTTTAGTGATATGTCCGACACCGTTAACTATATTTAACATCCGGTACACGGACGCATGTGATATCAATTCTGTCGTTCATGAGTTGAAACGTGGCGAACAAGATATAACATACTTTTGCATAGCACACAAAGATTCTCTCCTGTCCACTCAAATCACTTTAATCAACACAGTAGCCGCGCCTAATTTCAGCGACAATAACTTAATTTGCAGGGAATGTTCAGTTGCGAATAAAGAAATGTTGACTACAGCAGACAGCTTCGCTCATTTCCTGAAGGAACAAATAACATCAGAAAACACTGAAGATGTAGAAAAGGATGAAACTGTATTAAAAATTGTAGGTTTTATAACTGCTTTTATGGCAATGAAAGAAACATTCACCTATAACCATGCAATTTGTCGTGTCCCAACATTAAGTAAAGAGGTGACAGAGCAAGTGAAAAGCATGTTGATGTTGAATCCATCTCAATTGAAGGTGATCAATAGCAAGAAGAGTAAAAAGATTGTTCTTGGTAACTTTGGATCTGGAAAATCGTTGGTTGGAGTATATCAACTACAATATTTAATGTTGTCTGCAAGAAAAGAGACGCTGATATACTTTATTGCGTGGTCAGAGAAAAGCGTGTTGGTCCATCATATCAAACGGTTAATTGCAAATTTTTTCCAGATGGATTCATTGGACATGAAAGAAGGGAATTTTAAGATGAAGAAGGCCTCTTCGTATGTAACCCAAATCAACGACTTGATGGTGCAGTTTGGTTTGCAAAAGTTACCCTCTCTTTCATATTTACTTTCTATCTTATTTGAACGACACTGCGGTAAACAAGTCCATGTTGTTATTGATGAATATGATGGAGAAGTTTTGGATCGAGAGGAGGCAGAAAAAATCAATCATTTTTGTCAAAGAGAGGAAGTGAAAAAATCTTGCATCTTAATTATTCCGCATTCATTGGAAAAACATAGGACATACGTGAAAAGTGGAAAAACACTGCCACATGATAAATATCAGTACAAATACACAGGGATGGAGATTTTTCGCTTGAAAAAAGTCTTACGCACAACCAAACGTATACATGAAGTTGTAAAAACATTTCAAGAGAAGCTTTGCCAtaccaaaaaagtttttaaacatcAGTTATCGGAAGAAGATGTTTCTCCCAATACTGACGAAACACAATCTATTTTTGTGGAAAATGAACTGGATCAATTTTCTGCTCACAAGTTGCACGAATGCGATTTGAAAGACAATAGCAATGTAAAAACTAGtctttcaaaagaagaaaaagaagaacaagGACACGAAAggcaaaaaggaaaagaaaaaggaagGGATGTAGCAGGAGatgaaagagaaagaaaaagagcAAAGGAAGAAGGAGTAAAAGAAGGagaggaagaagaaaaagaagaagaagaaggaaaagTGAGAGGGAAAGGAGGAGGAGAAAAAATAGAcgaaggaaaaaaagaaaacgccAGAGCTAGAGAAGATGGAAAAGGACGAGAAGAAGAACCAATTACATCGGGTATTACCCAAAGTTGTTTTACAAAAACGAAAATGCATAAGAGTGTAGATTTTGATTATTTGGCAAATAGTATAGACGAAGTCGACTGCAGTGATGATGTCAGGACAGAAACGTCATTCTCCTACCCGTATTGTCACCTCATTGGACATAAAATAGAAGGAGAGACACCGAAGTTTATAGCCTATATTCGTTGGCCAGATTCTGACGCAGAAAAGATTACCCAAATGGCAGTAGCTCTGAAAAAGTATTTATTGGATGAATCTAACAAACTAGTTTTAGCTCAAACAGATCACAATAGGTATTTGTTTGAAAAGGCGTTTGATTTAATCAAACTAGATTATTACACGTGCTGCTGTTCGACAGACTGGCAAGTTCGAGACAAGAAAGGAGAAATGGTGAGCATAATGTCTGAGCCTTACACGCTTATAACTAATTACGAAGGTTGTCGAGGTCTGGAAGCTGAGGAAGTCGTGGTTTGTATTGATGGTGTGCATGATTTGAATCAAGTATTCATTGAACATTGCAGCAGATCAACGGGAAGACTTTTAATCATGTGTCAGCAGCCATTTGATTTAAAGCATGCCGTCCACAGCACAATGTGTGACACAATGATGATGCTTTTTAAGAAGAACATGATACACTTGATCATTGTGGAAACAAAGATGGATGAGAATACGACGAGAAATTGTCACAGCAAATTAGAAGAGTGGAGTGACGAGACATGGGTTGAAATTGATGAACGCAAAAATGATTCTCTGTGTAGGGAAGTCGTGCAAATTAACACTAGTGAAGACACAGCGTATCGACGTTATTTAGACGAAGCAGATgagtttgaaaaatatgttggcCGAGAAGAAATAATGATCAATCTTAAATCTTTGATTCGAAAAAG ACTTGAACCACCATTCCCAGCAAAGGACTTGAAAGCATACTACACAAGTGATGAGACATGTACATTATCTTGGAGAAATGATCATTTTGAATACACAGTACAAATAGCAGAAAGTAAAAACAGTAAACATCCAAAATGGCGGGATATTGCAACAGCTATATCCTACTCAGAGTTGGTTGTTAAAGGGATACAAAATGACACAACTTATAATTTTCGTGTGTTGTCGACAAGCAGTTTTGGATCAGTTGCATCGAATATCGTTACTTATCATTCAAG aGAATCGAAGTTACTGACTCATACAAGTGAAAATTTGAAGTAA
- the LOC130630589 gene encoding uncharacterized protein LOC130630589 — MTVRKRQYYKITRDNISECRFIAHFLLDHRTVEEIYRDQDEVNERLHEVLLAWEKETKETLRTWENLNGVLQMLQNPVSSGHVSGTQDAQPRYHLCYNASHNVVARVNFDTKVTEVRISKNHTCQATQELKRNKDYHEFISSPYRYFIFEDGVLSEDNHISFNWSNKEGINLQFVTQGKLLCHFV; from the exons ATGACAGTTAGGAAAAGGCAGTACTACAAAATAACTAGAGACAACATCTCCGAATGCAGATTCATAGCTCATTTTCTGCTTGATCATCGCACAGTGGAAGAAATTTATCGTGATCAAGATGAAGTTAATGAACGTTTGCATGAAGTTTTACTTGCTTGGGAAAAGGAAACTAAAGAAACGTTAAGGACGTGGGAGAATTTAAATGGAGTGTTACAAATGTTGCAAAACCCTGTTAGTAGTGGACACGTGTCAG gtaCTCAGGACGCCCAACCAAG ATATCATCTTTGTTATAATGCATCTCACAATGTTGTTGCAAGAGTTAATTTTGATACAAAAGTTACTGAAGTAAGAATTTCGAAGAATCACACATGTCAGGCAACGCAAGAGCTGAAAAGAAACAAAGATTACCATGAATTTATTTCATCTCCGTACaggtatttcatttttgaagatggAGTATTAAGTGAAGATAATCATATCTCCTTTAATTGGAGTAACAAAGAAGGAATTAACTTGCAGTTTGTGACGCAAGGTAAGTTATTGTGCCATTTCGTATGA